GCACTTCAATTGAGACATTGCAGGAACTAGCGCACAATGGAAATGCCGAATCACAGTATGAACTGGGTCGAGCTTATGCCAATGGAGACAGCGTAGCGCAAGATTTCCGCGCGGCGCATCGGTGGTTCACTCGGGCTGCGCACAAGGGCCATCGACCTGCACAACGAGCGTTGGCGACCATGTATACGGAGGGCGACGGCGTTCCCCCTGATGCAGAGGTGGCCGCGCATTGGCTGTCACTCAGCAAGGGCAAAGAAGCCGAAGTTAAAACCAAGAGAACCGTACGAGTTCATAAGGAAAATGAATCAGCGACAGAGGTGAGTAAAGGATTTGAACTACTCGCTCTACTTGAGCGATTCATCCCCGATAGCGACCGAGTGCCACGTAGTTGGAGTACTGGAACAAATGAAGGACTACCAATTGCTTGGGAGACGCAAGGCGTTTCGTCAATCACAGCAGGTGAGTTCGCCTCCGAGAGGGTTGGCACTGTAGTGCTTACAGTTCGCGGGGAGCCAACGTACAAAGTCCTCAAGAAGCAGGTGGAGCCGGGCAAGTGGCGGTTACGTCTATTGGGCGCCGAGTATGGGTACCATGCCTTCGAACTCGATGAGATGGAATTTACTGGAGCTACGTCTGCGTTTGGGGAGCAATTTATCGCTGAGCAGTTGGGGGACATCGCGAAATGAATACTGACGCGTGAGCCAGTCAGAGGTTTAAGTGGGAGAAAATACATGCCCTCCTTGCCGGGTAAGATGGAATCGTGGCTGTGGGAGACAAAATCATGCGGATCAGGGGGGTGTAGCAGTTCTTTGAAAGTGCTTTTCCTTGAAAGTGACGCGTCGGTTGATCAGTGTCCTGAGAAAGGCATCACACCAGTGGAACGTCAGTACGAGAAAGTAGAGGCGATCAATAGCGAAAGTGCCGTGCCAGACAAAGGCAGTGTTAAATCGGAAGAGCCTGTGGCCAGCTCAAGGGAAGTAACATGCCAACAATTCAGTACGATGTTTGGAAACGCCTCGGATTTCACGGATCTACAAAAGAAGATCATATTTGAGAAAGTAATAAATAAGGATGTGGACTGGGTGGGTGAAGTGGTGGATGTGAGGTTATTTCTGGGGAGCGTGATAGTGTCAGTTAAATTCGCTGATGCAACCTTGGTTTCCGATGTCGACGTGTATGTAAAGAAGTCGGAAGGTGAAAAAGCGGCGAACCTACGAAAGGGTGTTGAAGTGCGGTTTCGCGGTCGATTAACCGAGTGGGGCGAAATCAGCAACCATACAGTGCAGGACGCGACAATTGTCGAAATGTAGAGTCGTCGGCAGGAGCAATCTTCCGGAAGAAGTGTCCTCGTCTACCTGCAATCATCGACGCAATAGATCAGACGCCAGATGCGATCAATTTCCCCACGCTCGATGACTTCCAGCGGCTTGAAGCCGTCCAATGCATTGTTCGGTGCCAGAAGCCACACTCCGATCTGCTCGGCAGGAATGACTTCGACCAGCGACTGTCTCAGTCGGTGAATCTCCATCAGCCGTTGCCGAGAAGAATCGCTCTGCTCTTTACCTGCCTCCCATTCGGCGATCGCCCGCTCCGAGTAACCAGTGAGCCGCGAAAACAATTTACGAGTGAGACCGAGCGACGCCCGCAGGTCCGCCACAGAAGCGGCACGCGGTGCCGCCCGGAAGGCAGTGCCAAACGACATCAGCTTTTGGTGCGGTCGGGAACCCATCGAAGTATCTCCAATGGTACTGTCGGCTGCGGCCAGAATTCGCTCAAGCAGTCGTGCATGCAAAAGTGCAGGTAGAAGCGCAAGCACTTGTAATTGCTGATATTTCTACCGCCAAAACCGTGCCTTTCCCGCACCAGCGTGCTATGGATTGCAGCCTCAGAACTTGCTCTCTGTTCATCGGAATTAGAGGGAAGAAACGCACCGCCTCTCGCTGACAGTCCGGCTGCCATCGGGAGGTCGGTGATGCCAACAGGTTCTCAGTTGGTTTACCTCCAGCTTCTCTCCTTCGGCCCTGTGCGGTCGAGTCCCCGGTTGCCTTGTTGGGCATCCAGTGGCTCGGCTGCGTCAGCCGGGCGGTTTCTCACGTAACCGTGTTTCGAAAAGGAGAGTCATCATGGCGAATCTTACTGCGGCCAATCAGGAGTTGTTCCGGCGACGTCCGGACGAGTGTTTCGCTTCACTCGACCAGCTTCAGGACTTTTGCCGCCAGCAACGCGCCGAATCCGCTGACATCTGGCACAAGCCGCAGGACGTGCGGCTCACTCACGACATGACGTTGATGATCGGGGAGAATCCCGATTACTCGCTCAACGACTGGTCGTTCACGCAACTCTGTCGGATGGCCGGCGTCAGCAAAGAAACGATCAATCGTCTGTCGCCGAAGACGGCCAGCAAGGCGTTTGAAGAAACGCTGCCGCAATCAGACAAGCCGTTGCAGCTACTGACGACTGGCGATCGCGTGCGGTCGGTGCATGGCGTGGCGTACACGCGGCTGTGGAATGCGGACCTGCTGGATGCCGTGCGCGAGGTCGCGACTGACTTCGACGCTCCGCAGCAGAGCAGCTTCGGTGGAACTGGGCTGTATTGCGGTGAGCAGGATCTGTTCGCGTTTCTCATCGACCCGCTGGGGTGGATTGAGATCGGCGACGAAGCGTTCGCTCCGGGCTTCTTCGTTTGGAACAGCGAAGTCGGTCGGCGAGCGCTCGGCATTCAATCGTTCTGGTTCCAGGCGGTCTGCCGGAATCATATCGTCTGGGATGCTGTGGAAGTGGTCGAGTTCACGCGCAAGCACACGGCCAACGTGCGTGAAGGGCTGGGTGAGATCCAAAAGATCATCGCCTCGCTCGTGGCCAAGCGGGACGAACGCAAGGACGGATTCGTTCGCGTGCTGCAAAAAGCAATGACGGAAAGCTCGGCGACGACGCCGAAGCCGTCAGCAAGGTGTTGAGCGGCGAGGGGATTCCTCGCGAGCTGGCCAAGAAGGCCCTGGAAATCGCGTCGCAGCAAGGTCGCTTCACGATCTTCTCGCTGGTGGACGCGCTGACTCGGTTGTCGCAAACGGTGGTTTACGCGGGCGACCGGACCGAGCTCGACCAGAAGATTGGTCGGCTGCTCTCGCTGGCGCTCGCCGCCTGAAAGGCAGGCAAGCGATGTCCGATCCTATTCCGCTGTCTGACGACGTGCCGTTCACGCTCTCGTGTTACGGCTGCGACTGCGACAGTCCGCAGTCCTACGAAGAAGCCATCCGCGACGGGTGGACTCTGATTCAGTTCACTCCTGATGGCGTGGCTGAAAACTACCTCGGACTTTGTCCGGAGTGCGCTGTTGAGTGGGATGCCCCTGGAGTGTCTGGGGGTGACCAAGCCTTGAAATCTAGTTCAGGAGATTGCAACGATGGCGAAGAAACCCGGGGTGATGGGACGCGAATAGAACTATTTGTTAACAGACTGCATGATTGGAGTTCGGAGAATCCGATGAATATCTACAACCGAAAGGGTTGCAGTGACAAAATTTGCTATGAATCATTGCTTTGAGCATAGAAGGATTCACTAGGTCTTACGATATGTTGGAAAAGAACTTCTCATCAATCATGTTCTCGGATAGGATCTAGCAGAATGCTGTTCGGTGCTTTGGGTATAAAGGAAGCAAGACGTTAGTCAAGTGTATATTCAGTTTCTACGGAAAAGCTGCCGATGTATCCATCAAATTTAGATTGCCGTTCCTTAACCAATCCATTGTGCGAATAACCTGGATTAGATGAATAGACGTGCACCTTATTGTCGATCAAATCAAACGTAATGTCTTGAGCTTTATTTTGCGTGATTACATTGTAGCCAGTGTAATAAGTTAGATGCCGAGAGGGCGCTTCGCCAATTACGATGAACTGAGGGTCAAGTTTCTCCATCCATCTGCGCGGAATTTTTCCCGATTCACGTCCGTGGTGCGCCGCGAAGACAACAGTAGTCTTTTGAAGCAGAATGTGGTCAGCGATACTTTCCATGAATTCAGTCTCTAGATCGCCAAGCCACATGAAACTGGCTCCATCCTGTAAGGAGTAGCGGATTACAGCAGATGTGTTGTTATAGCTTTTGCCGGCATTGCATTCCGCAAGAGCTTCTTTGAAGTGTATATTGGAAGTGTCTGGCCACAGAATACTGATTCCGGATGATCCGCGTTCTTCGTCGGCCTCATTCATCCATTTTCGTGAGCAGTCTTTAGATATATAGAATGCATTTTCGCCGTCGCGTAGTTTGCAATACCTCTCAAATGAATTGGTATTTTGAGCCTTCACGGCCGCATTCTTTACGGCATAAAAATTCGAGATCGGCATATTGTCATCGAGTAGCTCAATCCCCCCAAAATGGTCCTCGTCTGGGTGGGTGGAAATGAACCGAACAATACTTTTGCTTCTCGACGCTTCTTTTAGCTCTGTAATTATTCTCTTAAAATTCTCTTCGCTTAGATCGCAGTCAATTATAGTGAAATTGTCTGATCCATGGTTTATATAAAACATATCGCCATTGCCAACGGCAAAGCTTTTAATAACAGGCACAGCATCCTCCTCTTTCTGTGTTCCGAAATTGTGTTCATTTCACGAAGTTTAGGGGTTGCTCGTGATTCACACACCCGCAGAAGTTCGTGCACAACTGAATTCTTGCGGGTTGGCAGAAGCACATCTCTTACTTCGTTAGATATCCACGCTCTCTTAGTTTGCGGAAGTTATAATTGAACTTTTAGTGGAGTTTGACGAGGGGAATGTGTCACAAGTTGCTATCAATCGCTCAGCATACGCAAAAGCTGTGACTCGAACCCAGCTTGGCTTGATCCGAAGCAGCCACCAAACAAGCATCCAAGCGCTGATTAAGCTGGCGGTAGCCGGTAAGGAATAGGGCATGCCCGATTCCGATCTCAGATATGTGACCAACAGCGTTGCGATCAGAGAGCATATTGAAATGACTATCCCGGCTTTCTTCATGCCCCACAGATTTCTCCGAAAGCCGTAGTTGACATTCTCCGCATGTACCAGTGGAAAATCTCTCTTGTCTCGAGTCCGTTCGCGAAGATATTGTGCACAAGATTCGTATACCGCGTCAGCTGCGGTTGGGTTGTTCTTTTCTGTAGTGTCACTAGGCATAGGCAGATTTGGTAACAGACTGGAAAGCGTTCGATGATATCGGGCCTTTGTGTTGATATCTAAATATGAATTCCGATGTCTCAATATTTGTGTAGTCGGCTTACCGCCCCAGTGCTCGAATAGCCATGGCTCTAAACGTTTTCCTTCGTCACGTCCAAGTTGCGCAATTAGGGCTGTCAATCCAAAATATGTAACTATTCCAATCAATAAATGCATCTCAGAGATATCTGAGAATATACTTACGATTGCCAGAGCGAATGGTAAACTTACCAGTAAAGCAGGTTTGAGTCTTGCGCTACGATCGTAGTCACTACTAATCAGTGTAGTTAAAGACATGGGTTTATTTACGTTGTTAGAATAAAGTGGTGTGTGAACGATAGTTGCTCAAGTCATTAGTATCTGTTGAGCTCTGGTCGATCTTTCGGCACATTGGTGCTGCATTCACTAGATCGCCCAAGGTTCGCTCAGTTTCCATGCCCAAAGAGAAG
This window of the Pirellula staleyi DSM 6068 genome carries:
- a CDS encoding tetratricopeptide repeat protein — its product is MTTNVKTMLTVIDSRESPSPRRCVEVALVILLISAYVIASGIVLQIADAQISTSIETLQELAHNGNAESQYELGRAYANGDSVAQDFRAAHRWFTRAAHKGHRPAQRALATMYTEGDGVPPDAEVAAHWLSLSKGKEAEVKTKRTVRVHKENESATEVSKGFELLALLERFIPDSDRVPRSWSTGTNEGLPIAWETQGVSSITAGEFASERVGTVVLTVRGEPTYKVLKKQVEPGKWRLRLLGAEYGYHAFELDEMEFTGATSAFGEQFIAEQLGDIAK